In a genomic window of Corynebacterium lizhenjunii:
- a CDS encoding sucrose-specific PTS transporter subunit IIBC — MQHKEVAARTLQALGGEDNIVALAHCATRLRMVLKDTKAVDTEALENDPDLKGIFEAGGMFQVIVGPGDVNVVYKEMTALISKDVAVSTEELKDIAANSGNWFSRAVKVLADIFVPLIPILVGGGLLMALNNVLTAQGLFGPQSVVEMYPGIADLAQLINLLASAPFAFLPVLVGFTATKRFGGNEFLGAGMAMAMVMPSLVNGYDVAQAIEAGEMPYWHIFGLDVAQAGYQGSILPTLVISWILATVEKFFHKHLKGTVDFMLTPLLTLLITGFVTFIAIGPVLRTAGDMLGLGLANLYEFAGPVGGFLFGLVYSPIVITGLHQSFPPIETLLWNEGGSFIFATASMANIAQGGAALAVYFLAKSDKLKGLAGASGTSALFGITEPAIFGVNLRLRWPFYIGMGAAAIASTLIAILDVKATALGAAGVIGFVSMRPTDIPQFLISAAIALAVSFLGAYGYGRYLVAKQGSIEPDAIGAAGAGAGSAGVADSAPVAASADAVRIASPLAGQVLELADASDPMFAAGKLGSGAAIEPTEGRLVAPIDGTVTVTFPSKHAYAVRGRDAAGQPVDILMHIGFDTVNLKGEHFTSHVSKGDEVKAGDLLCEFDIAAIKAAGYPVTTPVVVSNSKKTGPVLLSAAGGAEVTLGQELLAVEPKLADSPTPSDSPAPSAG, encoded by the coding sequence ATGCAACACAAAGAAGTGGCCGCCCGTACGCTCCAAGCGCTGGGCGGCGAGGATAATATCGTCGCCCTCGCGCACTGCGCCACCCGCCTGCGCATGGTGCTCAAGGACACCAAGGCCGTAGACACCGAGGCCCTAGAAAATGACCCGGACCTCAAGGGCATTTTTGAGGCCGGCGGGATGTTCCAGGTCATCGTCGGTCCGGGCGACGTCAACGTCGTCTACAAAGAAATGACGGCACTCATCTCCAAGGACGTCGCCGTCTCCACGGAGGAACTCAAGGACATTGCCGCCAATTCCGGCAACTGGTTCTCCCGCGCGGTCAAGGTCCTGGCGGACATTTTTGTGCCGCTCATCCCCATCCTGGTCGGCGGCGGTTTGTTGATGGCCCTGAATAACGTGCTCACCGCCCAGGGGCTCTTCGGCCCGCAGTCCGTGGTGGAGATGTACCCGGGCATCGCGGATTTGGCGCAGCTGATTAACCTACTGGCCTCGGCGCCGTTTGCGTTCCTGCCGGTGCTGGTCGGCTTTACCGCCACCAAACGCTTTGGCGGCAATGAGTTCCTGGGTGCGGGTATGGCCATGGCGATGGTCATGCCCTCGCTGGTCAACGGCTATGACGTCGCCCAGGCAATTGAGGCCGGGGAGATGCCCTATTGGCACATCTTCGGCCTGGACGTGGCCCAAGCAGGTTACCAGGGTTCCATCCTGCCCACGCTGGTCATCTCCTGGATTTTGGCCACGGTGGAGAAGTTCTTCCACAAGCACCTCAAGGGCACGGTGGACTTCATGCTCACCCCGCTGCTGACGTTGCTGATTACCGGCTTTGTCACCTTCATTGCTATCGGCCCGGTCCTGCGCACCGCCGGCGACATGCTGGGCCTGGGCCTGGCCAACCTTTACGAGTTCGCTGGTCCAGTGGGCGGGTTCCTCTTCGGCCTGGTCTACTCCCCAATTGTCATTACCGGCCTGCACCAGTCCTTCCCACCGATTGAGACGCTGTTGTGGAACGAGGGCGGCTCCTTCATCTTTGCCACCGCCTCTATGGCCAATATCGCCCAGGGTGGCGCGGCACTGGCGGTGTACTTCCTGGCTAAGTCTGACAAGCTCAAGGGCCTGGCGGGCGCTTCGGGCACCTCGGCGCTGTTCGGCATTACCGAGCCCGCCATTTTTGGTGTGAACCTGCGCCTGCGTTGGCCGTTCTACATCGGCATGGGGGCGGCGGCGATTGCGTCTACGCTCATTGCCATCTTGGATGTCAAGGCCACCGCGCTGGGTGCTGCCGGTGTGATTGGCTTTGTATCCATGCGCCCGACCGACATCCCGCAATTCCTCATCAGCGCTGCCATCGCCCTGGCCGTGTCCTTCCTGGGTGCCTATGGCTATGGCCGTTACCTGGTGGCCAAGCAGGGCAGCATCGAGCCGGATGCTATCGGGGCAGCGGGCGCGGGCGCGGGCTCGGCTGGCGTAGCGGATTCGGCTCCGGTTGCGGCCTCGGCAGATGCCGTGCGCATTGCCTCCCCGCTAGCTGGCCAGGTGCTTGAGCTTGCCGATGCCTCCGACCCCATGTTTGCTGCCGGCAAACTGGGTTCCGGTGCAGCTATCGAGCCTACTGAGGGCCGACTGGTTGCCCCCATCGACGGCACTGTGACTGTAACCTTCCCCTCCAAGCACGCCTATGCCGTGCGCGGGCGTGATGCTGCCGGGCAGCCGGTGGACATTCTCATGCATATTGGGTTTGACACCGTCAACCTCAAGGGTGAGCACTTCACTTCCCACGTCTCCAAGGGTGATGAGGTCAAGGCCGGGGATCTGCTCTGCGAGTTCGATATAGCGGCCATCAAGGCCGCCGGCTACCCGGTGACCACCCCGGTGGTGGTGTCCAACTCCAAGAAGACCGGCCCGGTGCTGCTGTCCGCGGCCGGTGGGGCAGAGGTGACTTTAGGCCAGGAGTTGCTGGCTGTGGAGCCCAAGCTTGCCGATTCCCCCACCCCTTCCGATTCCCCCGCCCCTTCCGCTGGATAG
- the rplN gene encoding 50S ribosomal protein L14 — protein MIQQESRLRVADNSGAREILCIRVLGGSVRRFAGIGDVIVATVKDAVPGGNVKEGDVVKAVIVRAKKETRRPDGSYIRFDENAAVILKNDSEPRGTRIFGPVARELRDKKFMKIVSLAPEVI, from the coding sequence GTGATTCAGCAAGAATCGCGTCTGCGCGTCGCCGACAACTCTGGTGCACGTGAGATTCTGTGCATCCGCGTTCTCGGTGGTTCTGTGCGACGTTTCGCTGGCATCGGTGACGTCATCGTCGCCACTGTCAAGGACGCTGTCCCCGGTGGCAACGTGAAGGAAGGTGACGTGGTTAAGGCCGTCATCGTCCGCGCAAAGAAGGAGACCCGTCGTCCGGACGGCTCCTACATCCGTTTCGATGAGAACGCTGCCGTCATCCTGAAGAATGACTCCGAGCCGCGCGGTACCCGTATCTTCGGCCCGGTTGCTCGCGAGCTGCGTGACAAGAAGTTCATGAAGATTGTTTCTCTCGCACCGGAGGTGATCTAA
- the rplX gene encoding 50S ribosomal protein L24 produces MKIHKGDMVVVISGPDKGAQGKVIEAYPKRERVLVEGVNRIKKHVANSAAERGAESGGIVTQEAPIHVSNVALIDSEGNPTRVGYRFDENGKKVRIARSNGKDI; encoded by the coding sequence ATGAAGATCCACAAGGGCGACATGGTCGTCGTTATCTCCGGCCCCGACAAGGGTGCACAGGGCAAGGTCATCGAGGCCTACCCGAAGCGTGAGCGCGTCCTGGTAGAGGGCGTCAACCGCATCAAGAAGCACGTCGCCAACTCCGCTGCTGAGCGCGGCGCAGAGTCCGGCGGAATTGTCACCCAGGAAGCTCCGATCCACGTGTCCAACGTGGCGCTGATCGACTCCGAGGGTAACCCAACTCGCGTTGGCTACCGTTTCGATGAGAACGGCAAGAAGGTCCGCATCGCACGTAGCAACGGGAAGGACATCTAA
- the rplE gene encoding 50S ribosomal protein L5 has protein sequence MSENYTPRLKTRYREEIKNTLNEEFKYDNVMQIPGVVKVVVNMGVGDAARDSKVINGALEDLTAITGQKPQVRRARKSIANFKLREGMPIGARVTLRGDRMWEFLDRLLTIALPRIRDFRGLSDQQFDGRGNYTFGLSEQSMFYEIDIDKIDRPRGMDITVVTTATNDEEGRRLLKELGFPFK, from the coding sequence ATGAGCGAGAACTACACTCCGCGTCTGAAGACCCGCTACCGCGAGGAAATCAAGAACACCCTCAATGAGGAGTTCAAGTACGACAACGTCATGCAGATCCCTGGCGTGGTCAAGGTTGTCGTCAACATGGGTGTGGGCGACGCTGCCCGCGACTCTAAGGTGATCAATGGCGCTCTGGAAGACCTGACCGCCATCACCGGCCAGAAGCCGCAGGTGCGTCGCGCCCGCAAGTCCATCGCAAACTTCAAGCTGCGTGAGGGCATGCCCATCGGTGCTCGTGTCACCCTGCGTGGCGACCGCATGTGGGAGTTCCTGGACCGCCTGCTGACCATCGCTCTGCCGCGTATTCGTGACTTCCGTGGTCTGTCTGACCAGCAGTTCGACGGCCGTGGTAACTACACCTTCGGCCTGTCCGAGCAGTCCATGTTCTACGAGATCGACATCGATAAGATCGACCGCCCGCGCGGTATGGACATCACCGTGGTCACCACCGCCACCAACGATGAAGAAGGCCGCCGCCTGCTCAAGGAGCTCGGCTTCCCCTTCAAGTAA
- a CDS encoding formate/nitrite transporter family protein encodes MSLNESAAAGTAKKVALLEKSPARFAARSTLGGVYLAIGTAFAGAVGQAVEQLAPGLGSVTFAMLFGLGLFAIVILGADLATGNMMFMAYGATTKQISWGKAIWLVVVTTFFNLVGAVIFAAGMGMSAKLGGIPIDHLLVTLSEGKLGKDPAGMFVEAMLANFVVNMAIVGAMFAKDIVSKFVVILPIIAAFVGLGLEHVIANFCLMTLAIFGAAELPAVFDFAHIALNWSIVWVGNFVGGGLLIGSLYAWLNSGPEEYRD; translated from the coding sequence ATGTCACTAAACGAATCCGCAGCAGCGGGTACCGCCAAGAAGGTCGCGCTGCTAGAAAAATCACCGGCTCGTTTTGCTGCCCGCTCCACCCTGGGTGGCGTCTACCTCGCCATCGGCACTGCTTTTGCCGGGGCGGTGGGCCAAGCCGTGGAACAATTGGCGCCCGGCTTGGGTAGCGTCACCTTCGCCATGCTCTTCGGCCTCGGCTTGTTCGCGATCGTCATCCTGGGCGCGGACCTGGCCACCGGAAACATGATGTTCATGGCCTATGGTGCGACCACCAAACAGATCAGCTGGGGCAAAGCCATTTGGCTGGTCGTGGTCACTACGTTCTTTAATTTGGTGGGCGCCGTTATCTTCGCCGCGGGCATGGGCATGTCCGCAAAACTGGGAGGCATACCCATTGATCACTTGCTGGTCACCCTCTCCGAGGGAAAGCTGGGCAAGGACCCGGCGGGCATGTTCGTAGAGGCCATGCTGGCGAACTTCGTGGTCAACATGGCGATTGTTGGCGCGATGTTTGCCAAGGACATCGTGAGTAAGTTCGTGGTTATCCTGCCCATCATCGCCGCTTTTGTGGGACTGGGCTTGGAGCACGTCATTGCCAACTTCTGCCTGATGACCTTGGCCATCTTCGGTGCCGCGGAGCTGCCCGCGGTCTTCGACTTCGCCCACATTGCTCTGAACTGGTCCATAGTGTGGGTGGGCAACTTCGTAGGCGGCGGGCTGCTGATCGGCAGCCTTTACGCCTGGCTGAACTCTGGCCCAGAGGAGTACCGGGACTAG
- the fdhD gene encoding formate dehydrogenase accessory sulfurtransferase FdhD — translation MAGRVNSTYAVTKIRRGSHGQLVADTRADVVAGEEPLEIRVGGQTLTTTMRTPGHDIELAHGFLHSEGHIVSSSDVLEARYCAGSVTSGPSGMAENTYNLLDVELRDPHALNLTDLRLTLTSSACGVCGTASIEQLHKRTRYPLPDVPVDPELIAQLPASLREHQKQFRKTGGIHAAGAFDFAGNPVVVREDVGRHNAADKVIGHLLLQNRLPAKDLILVLSSRASFELVQKAAMAGIGTLVAVSAASSLAVETARQTGLTLIGFARGDTFNLYSGRLAD, via the coding sequence GTGGCGGGCAGGGTCAATTCCACCTATGCAGTAACTAAGATCCGGAGGGGCTCCCACGGACAGCTTGTAGCGGATACGCGCGCGGATGTAGTGGCTGGTGAGGAACCTTTGGAGATCCGGGTCGGCGGCCAGACGCTAACTACCACCATGCGCACTCCGGGCCATGACATTGAGCTGGCTCACGGATTCTTGCATTCCGAAGGCCACATTGTCTCTAGCAGCGATGTGCTTGAGGCCCGCTACTGCGCGGGTTCGGTGACCAGCGGCCCGTCTGGCATGGCCGAAAACACCTACAACTTGCTCGATGTCGAGCTACGCGACCCCCACGCGCTCAACCTGACCGACCTGCGGCTAACCCTAACCAGCTCCGCGTGCGGGGTGTGCGGCACGGCGTCAATTGAGCAACTGCACAAGCGCACCCGCTACCCGCTGCCGGACGTCCCGGTGGATCCGGAGCTTATCGCCCAGTTGCCTGCTTCCTTACGGGAACACCAGAAACAATTCCGCAAAACCGGCGGCATCCACGCTGCGGGTGCCTTTGACTTTGCGGGCAACCCGGTGGTGGTGCGCGAGGACGTCGGCCGGCACAACGCTGCGGACAAGGTCATTGGCCACCTGCTGCTTCAGAACCGCCTTCCTGCCAAGGACCTGATTCTGGTGCTCAGCTCCCGGGCCAGCTTTGAGTTGGTGCAAAAGGCGGCCATGGCAGGCATCGGCACGCTAGTAGCGGTATCGGCAGCAAGCTCGCTGGCGGTAGAGACCGCACGCCAAACGGGCCTCACCCTTATCGGCTTTGCCCGGGGCGATACCTTCAATCTGTACTCCGGGCGCCTGGCAGACTAG
- a CDS encoding DUF6457 domain-containing protein, which produces MHSSSDAPQLADAPQLADAPSSSADPMLSAHQWLAEAAQLLDLPPEAARELTRELLDLTRKVAHNRSRPAAPLTAFLVGLASNDLSQARAHIATLSARLS; this is translated from the coding sequence ATGCACTCTTCCAGCGATGCCCCCCAGCTTGCCGATGCCCCTCAGCTTGCCGATGCCCCCTCCTCCTCTGCTGACCCCATGCTCAGCGCACACCAGTGGCTGGCCGAGGCCGCACAACTGCTGGATTTGCCGCCCGAGGCCGCCCGCGAATTAACACGGGAGCTGCTCGACCTCACGCGGAAAGTCGCCCATAATCGCTCGCGCCCAGCCGCACCGCTGACGGCCTTCTTGGTCGGCCTGGCCTCCAACGACTTAAGCCAGGCACGGGCGCACATCGCTACATTGTCTGCGAGGTTGTCCTAG
- the rpsH gene encoding 30S ribosomal protein S8, with the protein MTMTDPIADMLSRVRNANHAHHDTVSMPTSKIKVNIAEILKKEGYIANYTVEGRELTLELKYNNRERSLSGLRRVSKPGLRVYAKSTNLPKVLGGLGVAIISTSQGLLTDREAQEKGVGGEVLAYIW; encoded by the coding sequence ATGACCATGACTGATCCTATCGCCGACATGCTGTCGCGCGTGCGCAATGCAAACCACGCGCACCACGACACCGTGTCGATGCCGACCTCCAAGATCAAGGTGAACATTGCCGAGATCCTGAAGAAGGAAGGCTACATTGCAAACTACACCGTTGAAGGCCGCGAGCTTACCCTCGAGCTGAAGTACAACAACCGTGAGCGCTCCCTGTCCGGTCTGCGCCGCGTGTCCAAGCCGGGTCTGCGTGTGTACGCTAAGTCCACCAACTTGCCAAAGGTCCTGGGCGGCCTGGGCGTGGCCATCATCTCCACGTCCCAGGGTCTGCTCACCGACCGTGAGGCTCAGGAGAAGGGTGTAGGCGGAGAAGTTCTCGCCTACATCTGGTAA
- the rplF gene encoding 50S ribosomal protein L6 translates to MSRVGLAPITVPSGVDISINGQSVDIKGPKGTLNVALPEPITAVLEDNELKAVRPDDHRKNRALHGLSRSLLNNAVVGVTEGYTIKMEIFGVGYRVQQKGKDLEFALGYSHPILMEAPEGITFAVDGATKLSVSGIDKQQVGQIAAYIRRLRKDDPYKGKGIRYEGEQIRRKVGKTGK, encoded by the coding sequence ATGTCACGAGTAGGTCTCGCACCCATCACCGTCCCTTCTGGCGTTGACATTTCCATCAACGGCCAGTCCGTAGACATCAAGGGCCCGAAGGGCACGCTGAATGTGGCTCTGCCGGAGCCCATTACCGCTGTTCTGGAGGACAACGAGCTCAAGGCCGTCCGTCCGGACGACCACCGCAAGAACCGTGCCCTGCACGGCCTGTCCCGCTCTCTGCTCAACAACGCCGTCGTCGGCGTGACCGAGGGCTACACCATCAAGATGGAAATCTTCGGTGTGGGCTACCGCGTGCAGCAGAAGGGCAAGGACCTGGAGTTCGCCCTGGGTTACTCCCACCCGATCCTCATGGAGGCTCCGGAGGGAATTACCTTCGCAGTAGACGGCGCTACCAAGCTGTCCGTTTCTGGTATTGACAAGCAACAAGTCGGTCAGATCGCCGCGTACATTCGCCGTCTGCGTAAGGATGATCCTTACAAAGGCAAGGGCATTCGCTACGAAGGCGAGCAGATCCGTCGCAAGGTCGGAAAGACGGGTAAGTAA
- the rplR gene encoding 50S ribosomal protein L18 translates to MANTENSKRTPVGKDISTRRREARARRHFRIRKTLRGTAEAPRLVVHRSSRHMHVQVIDDLAGHTLVSASSMEADVRGIEGDKKAKAAKVGELVAQRAKAAGIERVVFDRAGYKYHGRVAALAEAAREGGLKF, encoded by the coding sequence ATGGCAAACACTGAGAATTCCAAGCGCACCCCGGTCGGCAAGGACATCTCCACGCGTCGTCGTGAAGCACGCGCCCGCCGCCACTTCCGCATCCGTAAGACCCTGCGCGGCACCGCTGAGGCACCGCGTTTGGTTGTTCACCGTTCCTCGCGCCACATGCATGTCCAGGTTATCGATGACCTGGCTGGCCACACCCTGGTCTCCGCTTCTTCCATGGAAGCAGACGTGCGTGGCATCGAAGGCGACAAGAAGGCTAAGGCCGCTAAGGTTGGCGAGCTGGTAGCACAGCGCGCCAAGGCCGCTGGTATTGAGCGCGTTGTCTTTGACCGCGCTGGCTACAAGTACCACGGCCGTGTCGCTGCACTGGCTGAGGCTGCCCGCGAAGGTGGTCTGAAGTTCTAA
- the rpsE gene encoding 30S ribosomal protein S5 has protein sequence MSDREQRVGGRSADNKDRNNGRKNDRRNDRRNQQDAERDKYIERVVTINRVSKTVKGGRNMSFTALVVVGDGQGMVGIGYGKAKEVPAAIQKGSEEARKNFFRVPMIAGTITHPVEGRDAAGIVMMKPAAPGTGVIAGGAARPVLECAGVQDILAKSLGSDNALNVVRATVDGLKQLVRPEEVAARRGKTVEEVTPARMLRKRAGQEA, from the coding sequence ATGTCGGACCGTGAACAGCGTGTCGGCGGACGCTCCGCCGACAACAAGGACCGTAACAACGGTCGCAAGAATGATCGTCGCAACGATCGTCGCAACCAGCAGGACGCTGAGCGCGACAAGTACATCGAGCGCGTAGTCACCATCAACCGTGTCTCCAAGACCGTTAAGGGTGGCCGCAACATGTCGTTTACCGCTTTGGTTGTGGTGGGCGACGGCCAGGGCATGGTCGGCATCGGCTATGGCAAGGCCAAGGAAGTTCCCGCCGCCATCCAGAAGGGCTCCGAAGAGGCTCGCAAGAACTTCTTCCGCGTCCCGATGATTGCCGGCACCATCACCCACCCGGTCGAAGGCCGCGACGCAGCTGGCATCGTGATGATGAAGCCCGCTGCTCCCGGTACCGGTGTGATTGCTGGTGGCGCTGCCCGTCCGGTGCTGGAATGCGCTGGCGTGCAGGACATCCTGGCTAAGTCCCTGGGTTCTGACAATGCTCTCAACGTCGTCCGCGCTACCGTGGACGGCCTCAAGCAGCTGGTTCGCCCCGAAGAGGTCGCTGCCCGCCGCGGCAAGACCGTCGAAGAGGTTACCCCGGCCCGTATGCTGCGCAAGCGCGCAGGTCAGGAGGCATAA
- the rpmD gene encoding 50S ribosomal protein L30, whose amino-acid sequence MALKITQVKGLVGTKPNHRANIEALGLKKIGHTVVKQDTPIIRGMIHKVRHLVTVEEVAGE is encoded by the coding sequence ATGGCTCTGAAGATTACTCAGGTAAAGGGCCTTGTGGGCACCAAGCCGAACCACCGCGCCAACATTGAGGCCCTGGGCCTCAAGAAGATCGGTCACACTGTTGTTAAGCAGGACACCCCGATCATCCGCGGCATGATTCACAAGGTGCGTCACCTGGTCACCGTTGAAGAAGTGGCAGGGGAGTAA
- the rplO gene encoding 50S ribosomal protein L15, with product MADIIKLHDLRPAAGSNKPKTRVGRGEASKGKTAGRGTKGTKARKQVSAAFEGGQMPIHMRLPKLKGFKNPNHVVFQVVNVSDLEKAFAQGGDVTVADLVAAGLVRKNQPVKVLGNGEISVKLNVTADKFSKSAVEKIEAAGGSATATK from the coding sequence ATGGCTGACATCATCAAGCTCCACGACCTGCGCCCCGCCGCAGGTTCCAACAAGCCGAAGACCCGCGTTGGCCGCGGTGAGGCATCCAAGGGTAAGACCGCAGGTCGCGGTACCAAGGGCACCAAGGCTCGCAAGCAGGTTTCGGCCGCTTTCGAGGGTGGCCAGATGCCGATCCACATGCGTCTGCCGAAGCTCAAGGGCTTCAAGAACCCGAACCACGTCGTCTTCCAGGTAGTCAACGTCTCTGACCTGGAGAAGGCATTTGCACAGGGCGGCGACGTCACCGTCGCTGACCTGGTAGCCGCAGGCCTGGTTCGCAAGAACCAGCCGGTCAAGGTTCTGGGCAACGGTGAGATCAGCGTCAAGCTGAACGTCACCGCCGACAAGTTCTCCAAGTCCGCTGTGGAGAAGATTGAGGCTGCTGGCGGTTCCGCTACCGCTACCAAGTAG